The genomic window GGCGCGGCTCAGCCCGGACATGGAAAACTCCACCATCCAGAACATCGATATGCCGATCACGATCGTCCGCATGCGTGGGAAGCCCTTGCCTCATTTGTCGCACCGTTAACAAAGCAAGTAGAAGGCGGTTGCAGAAAGCTTACCGCCAAAAACCCGTTAACGATCTGCTAACCATAAGGGAGCCAACGATTCCGGGCCATCGCGGCATTCAGCTATCGTCATTTATGGTTAACGGCGGTCCCATTGCGGAACGCGTTTGCTCATCCGTTGCATGGGGCCTAATGGACGGGCTTCGAAAGGCTCGCATTCATGATTCCGATCCTGCAAAGCATCATCCCGATCTTTCTGCTCGTGCTGCTCGGGGTCGTGCTGAAGCGCTGGAATGCCATCGACCAGGAATTTTGGTCGGGGCTGGAGCAGTTCGGCTATTTCGTCGCCTTTCCTGCCCTCCTCTCGATGACGCTTTACCAAGCCGATTTCGCAGCGCTCGACATCGGCCGCGTCGCGCTGACCGTCGCCATCACGCTTGGTCTGATGATGGCGCTCGTGCTTGCGCTTTGGCCGATCATGCAGCGGCAGGGCATCACCGCATCGAGCTTCACCACCATCTTCCAGACCGGCATTCGCTGGAACGGCTTCGTCGCGCTTGCCATCGCGAGCAGCCTTCACGGCGCTGAAGGGATTGCGCTCGTCGCGCTCGTGATGGCGCTGATCATCCTGCCGATTAATCTCGTTTGCGTGGCGGTGATGGTGTGGTTCGGCGGCGGGGCGCGCAAGCTCTCGGTGCTGGCGCTGCGCATGGTGCGCAACCCGCTCATCCTGTCCTGCCTCGCCGGCCTCGGCGCCCGCCATCTGCCGTTCGACATTCCCGCTCCGCTGATCACGGCGATCGATCTCATCGGCGCCAGCGCGCTCGGCCTCGGCCTGCTGATGGTGGGTGCTGGGCTGCGGGTCGGCGACGCTCTCAAACCACGCCCCGTCGCAGCGCTGACGTCCGCCATCAAGCTTGTCCTGTTTCCGCTAGTGATGGTCGCGGTGGCGCTCGCCATCGGGATCGAAGGCGCAACGCTCGAGATCTTGGTCCTCTGCGCAGCGGTGCCGACGGCCATGAACGGCTATTTGCTTGCGCGCCAGATGAATGGCGATGCCCCGCTTTATGCGGCGATCACGACCATCCAGACGGCGGCCTCGATCGGGACCATGCCGCTCGCGCTGTTCCTGCTCCGTCAGCTTTCCGGATAGAGGAGATCGACGAGCTGGCGGGCGTCGAAACGGGAATCGAGCATGCCATAGGTGGAGCGCCAGGCGCCGGCCAACCGCGTTTCGATGAAGGCATCGGCGACGCGGCCTGCACCGATTCGGTTGAGTTCCGCTGCCGCAGCTGAAAGGGCCAGTTGCTCGGTCAGCATGCGGGCCGCACCCTGGTCGCTCTCGCAGACCGCCATCGCAGCCTCCAGGACGTCTCGCGTCCGCCTGCCCGCGGCACCGAGATCGGCGGCGATCGTTTCGAGCACCACGTCGAAGAGATCGCGCCCGCGGGCCAGCACCCGCAGCACGTCGAGCGCCATGACGTTGCCCGAACCTTCCCAGATCGCGTTGACCGGGGCCTCGCGGTAGTGGCGGGCGAGCGCCTTTTCCTCGACATAGCCATTGCCTCCGACCGATTCCATCGCCTCGTAGACCAGAGCCGGAGCGATCTTGCAGACCCAGTATTTGACAACCGGCGTCATCAGCCGTGCGTAAGCCGCTTCGCGCGGATCGTTGCGGGCGCGGTCGAAGGCGGTGGCAAGCCGCATGGAGAGCGCTGTCGCGGCTGCCACGTCGAGGGCCATGTCGCCGAGCACACGCGCCATTAACGGCTGGTCGACCAGCTTCTTGCCGAACACCGAGCGGTGCCTGGTGTGGTGCACCGCATCGGCAAGCGAGGATCGCATGATGCCGGCGGAGGCGACCGCGCAATCAAGCCGCGTCATGGTCACCATGTCGAGGATCGTGCGGATACCCTCGCCCGGTTCGCCGAGCAGGAAGCCATAGGTGTCGGAAAACTCGACTTCGCTCGATGCGTTCGACCGATTGCCGAGCTTGTCCTTCAGGCGCTGGAACCGCAGTCCATTGGGTGACCCGTCCTCGAGAATGCGGGGAACCAGGAAACAGCCGATGCCTTCGGGCGTCTGAGCCAGCATCAGGAATGCATCGCTCATCGGCGCGGACATGAACCATTTGTGGCCGGCAAGCCGATAGATCCCCTCGCCCACACGCTCGGCCGACGTCGTGTTGGCGCGCACATCCGTGCCGCCCTGCTTCTCGGTCATCCCCATGCCGAGCGTGATGCCGGTCTTCTGCATCGCTGGCTTGTGCGCGGAATCATATTTGCGGGACAGAATTTTCGGCAGCCAATCGCGTTCGATACGGGGCGACGCCATAATTGCGGCGACCGATGCATTGGTCATCGTGACGGGGCAGAGATGCCCTGTCTCGAGCCCCGCCGTCAGGAAAAACCGGATGGCACGCGCCTTGTGCGCAACGCCCGCTTCCGCCGGCAGATCTTCCCACACCGAGGCATGCAGCCCGCCCGATACCGATTTGCGCAAAAGCGCATGATAGGCGGGATGGAAATCCACCTGGTCGATGCGGTTGCCCTGGTGATCGTGGGTCTTCAGTTCCGGCGGGTTGCGGTTGGCGAGCCTTGCCAGATCCTGCGCCTCCGCACTCATCACGAAACGGCCGACGCCCTCGAAATCGAGGCGAAGCGCGCGATCCATGTCGAGCGTGATTTCGACGAGCAGCGGATCGGCGCGATAGGCATTCATCCCCGAAAAGCGCGGCGGCTGGTTGAAGACGTCGTGGGTCGCTGGCTGGGGACGGGTGCTCATCGCCCTTCCTAACCGGATTCGAGCGCGATTGCAGCGGGATAGAGGGAGAATTTGCGGTGGAGCAGCGCGGCTGCACTGAGGGCCGGCGCTTGTTCGGGCGGCGGGCCACGCCTATAGAGCGACGAGCCGCAAGCCGGAGCCCGTCACGCCCATGTCCTTTCCGCACCGCCACCTTCTCGGCATCAAGGGTCTGAACGAGGCCGACGTCCACTATCTGCTTGATCGATCCGATGCTGCCGTCGCGCTCAGCCGACAGCGCGAAAAGAAGAAGGCGAGCCTGCGCGGGCTGACGCAGATCAACCTCTTCTTCGAAGCATCGACGCGCACACAAGCCTCCTTCGAGTTGGCCGGAAAGCGGCTCGGCGCCGACGTGATGAACATGTCGGTTGGCAATTCATCGGTCAAAAAAGGCGAGACGCTCGTCGATACGGCGATGACGCTGAACGCCATGCGGCCGGATATCCTCATCGTGCGGCATTCGTCGGCCGGTGCCGCGGCGCTTCTTTCGCAGAAGGTCGGCTGCTCCGTCGTCAATGCCGGCGACGGCGCGCATGAGCACCCGACTCAGGCGCTGCTCGATGCGCTGACGATCCGGCGTGCCAAGGGCAAGGTCGGCCGCCTGATCGTCGCCATTTGCGGCGACGTGCTGCACAGCCGCGTGGCGCGCTCCAACATCGTGCTTCTCAATCTCTTGGGCGCGCGCGTCCGCGTCATCGGCCCTTCCACGCTGATGCCTTCGGGCATCAGCGACATGGGCGTCGAGGTCTACACGTCGATGAAGGAAGGCCTGAAGGACGCCGACGTCGTGATGATGCTGCGCCTGCAACGCGAGCGCATGTCGGGCGCTTTCGTGCCATCGGTGCGCGAATATTTCCGCTTCTATGGCCTCGATGCGGAGAAGCTTGCCTATGCCAAGGAGGACGCGCTGGTCATGCACCCGGGCCCGATGAACCGCGGCGTCGAGATCGCCTCGGAGATTGCAGACGGCCCGCAGAGCGTCATCGAGCAGCAGGTGGAAATGGGGGTCGCCGTACGCATGGCCGTCATGGAAACACTTCTCACCGGCGAGGAGGCGCGGCCATGACGATCACTGTTCTCACCGATGCGCAGATCATCGATCCGTCGCGCGGCATCGATGAGATCGGTTCCGTCATCATCAAGGACGGGATCATCGAAGCGGCCGGCGCCGGCGCCCATAATCAGGGCATTCCGGAAGGCGCCGAAATCATCGATTGCCGCGACAAGCTGGTCATTCCCGGGCTCGTCGATACGCGCGTTCACGTCGGCGAACCCGGCAGCGAGCACCGCGAGACCATCGCTTCGGCCAGTCGCGCAGCCGCTGCGGGCGGTGTCACGTCCTTTGTCATGATGCCGGATACGACCCCGGCGATCGACGATGTGGCGCTCGTCGAGTTCGTGCTGAAGACAGCGCGCGATTCGGCGGTCGTTCGGGTTTATCCGGCAGCTGCGCTGACAAAAGGCCTCGCCGGCGAAGAGATGACCGAGATCGGCCTTCTCTCGGCCGCAGGCGCTGTCGTCTTTACCGATGGCCGGCGCACGCTCGCCAACACTGCCGTCATCCGCCGCGCGCTGACCTATGCGCGCGATTTCGGCGCCTTGATCGCCTGCGAGACGCAGGACAAGCATCTTGCGGCCCAGGGCGTGATGAACGCCGGGCTTTTGGCGAGTTGGCTCGGCCTGTCAGGTATCCCGCGCGAAGCGGAAATCATCCCGCTCGAGCGCGATTTGCGCCTCGCTGCGCTGACGCGCGGACGCTACCACGCGACCAGCATCTCGGTTCCTGAATCCAGCGACGCGATTGCGGCTGCAAAAGCGCGCGGCCTCGATGTGAGCGCCGGCATCTCGATCAACCATCTGACGCTGAACGAGAACGACATCGGCGAATACCGCACCTTCTTCAAGCTGTCGCCGCCGCTGCGGACCGAGGAGGATCGTCGTGCGATGGTGGAGGCCGTGCGCGATGGCACCATCGACATCATTTCGTCGGCCCATGACCCGCAGGACGTCGATACCAAGCGCCTGCCCTTCTCCGACGCTGAAAACGGCGCCATCGGTCTCGAAACGCTGTTCGCCGCCGCGTTGCGGCTGCACCATTCTGGCGACGTGCCGCTGCCTCGGCTCATCGACGCGCTTTCGACGAGCCCTGCCAAGCGCTACGGCCTTGACGCGGGCACGCTGAAGGTTGGGGCACGGGCGGATCTTGCGATCGTCGATCTCTATGAGCCCTTCGTCTTTTCGAAAGATCGCATCGTGTCGACCTCCAAGAACACGCCGTTCGAAGATGCACGCTTCCAGGGGCGCGTCTTGCAAACCTTCGTGGCGGGCGCCACAGTCTTCAAAGCGGATTGAGCCGGAGTTGATGCATGCCTGAACCGATCATCACGCAGGTTCCTTTCGACCTGTTCCTGGTTGCGCTGGCGTTCGGCTACCTGCTCGGCTCCATCCCCTTCGGGCTCATTCTGACGCGCATGGCTGGGCTCGGGGACGTGCGTAACATCGGGTCCGGGAACATCGGCGCCACGAACGTTCTGCGCACCGGCAACAAGAAGCTTGCGGCCGCGACACTCATCGGGGACGCGCTCAAAGGCACGCTGGCGGTCGTCGTCGCCGCGCAGTTTTCCGAGATCCTCGCCATCATCGCCGGCTTCGGCGCGTTCATAGGCCACCTTTTCCCCGTCTGGCTGAAGTTTCGCGGAGGCAAGGGCGTTGCAACCTATGTGGGTGTGCTGCTCGGGCTTGCGCCCGCCATGGTGCTGATCTTCGCGGTGATCTGGATCGGAACGGCCTATTTCACGCGCTATTCCTCACTTGCCGCGCTTCTCGCGGCGATCGTCGTTCCGCTCTCCTTCTTCATTCTGGGCGAAATGCGGTTGATGGAGCTTTTCGTCATCATGAGCATCATCACCTTCATCAAGCACCGAGCGAATATCGGCCGGCTGATCAACGGCACCGAAAGCCGGATCGGGGCCCGCGGCTGATGGCGCACGATGGGGGCGCCGGCCGGCCGCGCGGGATTGCGCTTACCGATCGCCAGCGCCTCGCCTGGCTGCGCCTCATCCGCAGCGACAATGTCGGAGCTGCCACCTTCCGCGAACTGATCAACCATTGTGGCTCGGCAGAAGCTGCGCTCGATGCCCTGCCCGACCTTTCGGCACGTGGTGGCGGGCGGTCGCTGCGCGTGGCGAGTGTCGAACAGGCCGAGCGGGAACTCGAACAAGCAACGCGCTTCGGTGCGCGCTTCGTCGGGATCGGGGAGCCGGACTACCCGCCGCTTCTGCGTTCGATCGATGCCGCTCCACCGCTTCTGGCGGTGAAAGGTGACCCATCGCTGACCCAAAAGCCGGCCGTGGCCTTCGTCGGATCGCGCAATGCATCGGCCGCGGGCGCAAAGTTCACCGCCCGCATGGCGCGCGAGGTCGGGGCCGCAGGATATGTCGTCGTATCCGGCCTCGCTCGAGGCATCGATGCGGCAGCCCACCGTGCGACGCTCGAAACGGGCTCCATCGCGGCAATGGCCGGTGGGCTCGACATGCCCTATCCGCCCGAAAATCTCGAGCTCTACCAGCAGATGACGGACGGCGCCGGTCTTGCCGTTTCGGAAATGCCATTTGGCTGGGAGCCCCGCGCCCGCGACTTTCCGCGCCGCAATCGCCTGATCGCCGGCATCGGCTACGGCCTCGTCGTGGTCGAGGCAGCGACCCGCTCGGGCTCGCTCATCTCGGCGCGTCGTGCCGCGGATTTCGGCCGCATCGTCTTCGCGGTTCCAGGATCGCCGCTTGACCCGCGATCGGCCGGCACCAACGCGCTGATCAAGGACGGCGCAACGTTGATTATCGGCAGCACCGACATTCTGGAAGCCCTGGCGCCTCTGGTCGGCAGGCCGGTCGCGCCCCCGCTCTCGGTGCGCGAGCGGGACGAGGATGGACCTGGCTTGCAGGCCGAGCCTGGCGAAACAGATCGCGACAGGATCGTTTCGGCGCTGGGCGCGACGCCCGTCGAAGTGGACGATATCGTGCGCCATACCGAGTTGCCGCCGGCTGTCGTTTACCTGGTCCTGCTCGAGCTTGATCTTGCCGGGCGCCTATCCCGTCATCCGTCCGGACTGGTCAGTCTTCTTACGGATGATGTCTGACGGCTTGACGCCGAGCTGGATGTCGCCCGCCTCAACATACGCCATCTCGATGAGATAGCAGAGCATAAAGCACCGCTGCTGCTCAGCCATGACGCGCAGTTCGCCAAGCATCTGCCGGATAAACGCTATTGTCTCCGGGTCATGCGCATGGTTGCGCCCGCCATTTGTCTGACCATCCATTTTGAGGTCTCCCGCGCGCAGCGCCTCATCCAAGCTCAGGATCAACCATCCCAAGCCAATGTCAGAAACATAGCGGTTCTAGTCATAAGTGCAACACACCGTTATGCGTCTTCAGGTTGTATAACTCCATGCGCAAATGCTGCGTGATCGGAAATGACTTGACCTCAAGCCGCTTGCTGTCCATCTCCGAGCCTGAGATCGCCGCCAAGCGGCACTATCCAGCACTGGTCGCGCGGTGCTCACTCATCAGAATTTGAGCGTGTTCATGAACGTCGTCGTCGTCGAATCGCCTGCCAAGGCAAAGACAATCAACAAATACCTCGGCAAGGACTTCAAGGTCCTGGCCTCGTTCGGCCATGTGCGCGACTTGCCGGCCAAGGACGGCTCGGTGAAGCCGGACGAGGATTTCGAGATGAGCTGGGAGGTGGATACCGCCTCCAACAAGCGACTGAAAGACATCACCGACGCGCTGAAGGGCGCCGACAGCCTCATTCTCGCGACCGACCCGGATCGCGAAGGGGAAGCCATTTCCTGGCACGTGCTCGAAGTGCTGAACAAGAAGAAGGCGCTGAAGGGCAAGTCCGTCCAGCGCGTCGTCTTCAACGCGATCACCAAGAAGGCCGTGCTCGATGCGATGGCCAATCCGCGCGATATCGATGCGCCGCTGGTCGATGCCTATCTGGCGCGGCGCGCGCTCGACTATCTCGTTGGCTTCAATCTGTCTCCGGTTCTGTGGCGCAAACTGCCCGGCGCGCGCTCGGCCGGCCGCGTTCAGTCGGTGGCGCTTCGTCTCGTTTGTGATCGCGAAGCCGAAATCGAGCGCTTCGTCGCCGAAGAATACTGGCAGATCAGCGCCGACCTGAAGACACCGCGCAACGACGTCTTCAATGCGCGGCTCTCGTCCTATGAGGGCAAGCGGATTCAGCGCCAAACCGTGTCGAATGTCGGCGAAGCCGACACGATCAAGGCGATGCTCGAAGGCGCCTCCTTCACGGTCGAAAGCGTCGAGGCAAAGCCCACCAAGCGCAACCCAGCCCCGCCCTTCACGACCTCGACCCTGCAGCAGGCTGCATCGTCCAAGCTCGGCTTCAACGCCAAGCGCACCATGCAGGTCGCGCAGAAGCTCTACGAAGGCATCGACATCGGCGGCGAGACCGTCGGTCTCATCACCTATATGCGAACCGATGGCGTGCAGATGGACATGAGCGCCATCGAGGCTGCACGCGAGGAGATCGCGTCGAATTTCGGCGACCGCTACCGGCCCGAAAAGCCGCGCTTCTATTCGACCAAGGCGAAGAACGCACAGGAAGCCCACGAGGCGATCCGCCCCACCGGCTTCGAGCGCCGCCCCGATGACGTGAAGCGCTATCTCGACCAGGACCAGATCCGCCTTTACGACCTGATCTGGAAGCGGGCGATCGCCAGCCAGATGGCCTCGGCGGAGATCGAGCGGACCACCGTCGAGATCGCCGCCAAGAATGGCGACAAGATCGCGGGCCTGAGAGCCACGGGCTCCGTCATCCGCTTCGACGGCTTCATCGCCGCCTACACTGATCAGAAGGAAGACGGAGAGCAATCGGACGACGGTGACGACGATGGCCGTCTGCCGGAAATCAATGCGCGCGAAACGGTCGCCAAAGAGAAGATCAACGCATCCCAGCATTTCACCGAGCCGCCGCCGCGCTACTCGGAAGCGACGTTGATCAAGCGCATGGAAGAGCTCGGCATCGGCCGGCCCTCGACCTATGCGGCGACGCTTTCCACGCTGCAGGACCGTGAATATGTCGAGATCGACAAGCGCAAGCTGATCCCGCAGGCCAAGGGACGTCTCGTCACAGCGTTTCTGCAGAACTTCTTCGAGCGTTATGTGGAGTACGACTTCACAGCCAATCTCGAAGAGCAGCTCGACAAGATCTCGAACGGCGATCTCGCCTGGAAAGACGTGCTGCGCGCGTTCTGGAAGGACTTCTTCGCGCAGATCGAGAACACCAAGGAATTGCGCGTTTCCGATGTGCTCGACGTATTGAACGAAGAGCTTGCCCCGATCGTCTTCCCCAAGCGCGAAGACGGCGGCAATCCACGCATCTGCCCGACCTGCGGCACCGGCAATCTGTCGCTGAAGCTCGGCAAGTTCGGCGCCTTCGTCGGCTGCTCGAACTATCCGGAATGCAATTTCACCCGCCAGCTTTCCGCCGAGAGCGCCAATGGCGATGAAGCGCAACTGTCCGGCGAGCCGAAGGATCTGGGCCGCGACCCACACACGGGCGAGCCGATCACGCTTCGATCGGGCCGCTTCGGACCTTACGTCCAGCGGGGCGACGGCAAGGAAGCGAAGCGCTCGAGCTTGCCGAAGGGCTGGAAGGTCGAAGACATCGACCATGAAAAGGCGATGGCGCTGATCGGCCTGCCGCGCGACATCGGCAAGCACCCCGAAAGCGGCAAGATGATTTCGGCCGGCCTCGGCCGCTACGGTCCGTTCCTTCTGCACGATGGCGGCTACGCCAATCTCGAGACGGTCGAGGATGTCTTCACCATCGGCCTCAACCGGGCGGTGACGGTGATTGCGGAACGCAAGGCCAAGGGCCCTGCGCGCGGTCGCACAGCCACTGCTGCGTTGAAGGAGCTCGGCGAGCACCCCGATGGCGGCGCGATCACCGTGCGCGACGGGCGTTACGGCCCCTATGTCAACTGGGGCAAGGTCAACGCGACGCTTCCGAAGGACCTCGACCCGCAGGCCGTGACGCTTGAAAAGGCACTGGAGCTGGTGGCCGAGCGCGCCGGCAAGAGCGGCAAGAA from Georhizobium profundi includes these protein-coding regions:
- a CDS encoding dihydroorotase; its protein translation is MTITVLTDAQIIDPSRGIDEIGSVIIKDGIIEAAGAGAHNQGIPEGAEIIDCRDKLVIPGLVDTRVHVGEPGSEHRETIASASRAAAAGGVTSFVMMPDTTPAIDDVALVEFVLKTARDSAVVRVYPAAALTKGLAGEEMTEIGLLSAAGAVVFTDGRRTLANTAVIRRALTYARDFGALIACETQDKHLAAQGVMNAGLLASWLGLSGIPREAEIIPLERDLRLAALTRGRYHATSISVPESSDAIAAAKARGLDVSAGISINHLTLNENDIGEYRTFFKLSPPLRTEEDRRAMVEAVRDGTIDIISSAHDPQDVDTKRLPFSDAENGAIGLETLFAAALRLHHSGDVPLPRLIDALSTSPAKRYGLDAGTLKVGARADLAIVDLYEPFVFSKDRIVSTSKNTPFEDARFQGRVLQTFVAGATVFKAD
- the topA gene encoding type I DNA topoisomerase, whose protein sequence is MNVVVVESPAKAKTINKYLGKDFKVLASFGHVRDLPAKDGSVKPDEDFEMSWEVDTASNKRLKDITDALKGADSLILATDPDREGEAISWHVLEVLNKKKALKGKSVQRVVFNAITKKAVLDAMANPRDIDAPLVDAYLARRALDYLVGFNLSPVLWRKLPGARSAGRVQSVALRLVCDREAEIERFVAEEYWQISADLKTPRNDVFNARLSSYEGKRIQRQTVSNVGEADTIKAMLEGASFTVESVEAKPTKRNPAPPFTTSTLQQAASSKLGFNAKRTMQVAQKLYEGIDIGGETVGLITYMRTDGVQMDMSAIEAAREEIASNFGDRYRPEKPRFYSTKAKNAQEAHEAIRPTGFERRPDDVKRYLDQDQIRLYDLIWKRAIASQMASAEIERTTVEIAAKNGDKIAGLRATGSVIRFDGFIAAYTDQKEDGEQSDDGDDDGRLPEINARETVAKEKINASQHFTEPPPRYSEATLIKRMEELGIGRPSTYAATLSTLQDREYVEIDKRKLIPQAKGRLVTAFLQNFFERYVEYDFTANLEEQLDKISNGDLAWKDVLRAFWKDFFAQIENTKELRVSDVLDVLNEELAPIVFPKREDGGNPRICPTCGTGNLSLKLGKFGAFVGCSNYPECNFTRQLSAESANGDEAQLSGEPKDLGRDPHTGEPITLRSGRFGPYVQRGDGKEAKRSSLPKGWKVEDIDHEKAMALIGLPRDIGKHPESGKMISAGLGRYGPFLLHDGGYANLETVEDVFTIGLNRAVTVIAERKAKGPARGRTATAALKELGEHPDGGAITVRDGRYGPYVNWGKVNATLPKDLDPQAVTLEKALELVAERAGKSGKKAAPKKAAAKKATPAKKPAAAKKAAPKKKAAAAKTSTEKTSSAKSKEA
- a CDS encoding acyl-CoA dehydrogenase family protein, which produces MSTRPQPATHDVFNQPPRFSGMNAYRADPLLVEITLDMDRALRLDFEGVGRFVMSAEAQDLARLANRNPPELKTHDHQGNRIDQVDFHPAYHALLRKSVSGGLHASVWEDLPAEAGVAHKARAIRFFLTAGLETGHLCPVTMTNASVAAIMASPRIERDWLPKILSRKYDSAHKPAMQKTGITLGMGMTEKQGGTDVRANTTSAERVGEGIYRLAGHKWFMSAPMSDAFLMLAQTPEGIGCFLVPRILEDGSPNGLRFQRLKDKLGNRSNASSEVEFSDTYGFLLGEPGEGIRTILDMVTMTRLDCAVASAGIMRSSLADAVHHTRHRSVFGKKLVDQPLMARVLGDMALDVAAATALSMRLATAFDRARNDPREAAYARLMTPVVKYWVCKIAPALVYEAMESVGGNGYVEEKALARHYREAPVNAIWEGSGNVMALDVLRVLARGRDLFDVVLETIAADLGAAGRRTRDVLEAAMAVCESDQGAARMLTEQLALSAAAAELNRIGAGRVADAFIETRLAGAWRSTYGMLDSRFDARQLVDLLYPES
- the plsY gene encoding glycerol-3-phosphate 1-O-acyltransferase PlsY, producing the protein MPEPIITQVPFDLFLVALAFGYLLGSIPFGLILTRMAGLGDVRNIGSGNIGATNVLRTGNKKLAAATLIGDALKGTLAVVVAAQFSEILAIIAGFGAFIGHLFPVWLKFRGGKGVATYVGVLLGLAPAMVLIFAVIWIGTAYFTRYSSLAALLAAIVVPLSFFILGEMRLMELFVIMSIITFIKHRANIGRLINGTESRIGARG
- a CDS encoding aspartate carbamoyltransferase catalytic subunit, which encodes MSFPHRHLLGIKGLNEADVHYLLDRSDAAVALSRQREKKKASLRGLTQINLFFEASTRTQASFELAGKRLGADVMNMSVGNSSVKKGETLVDTAMTLNAMRPDILIVRHSSAGAAALLSQKVGCSVVNAGDGAHEHPTQALLDALTIRRAKGKVGRLIVAICGDVLHSRVARSNIVLLNLLGARVRVIGPSTLMPSGISDMGVEVYTSMKEGLKDADVVMMLRLQRERMSGAFVPSVREYFRFYGLDAEKLAYAKEDALVMHPGPMNRGVEIASEIADGPQSVIEQQVEMGVAVRMAVMETLLTGEEARP
- a CDS encoding AEC family transporter, with amino-acid sequence MIPILQSIIPIFLLVLLGVVLKRWNAIDQEFWSGLEQFGYFVAFPALLSMTLYQADFAALDIGRVALTVAITLGLMMALVLALWPIMQRQGITASSFTTIFQTGIRWNGFVALAIASSLHGAEGIALVALVMALIILPINLVCVAVMVWFGGGARKLSVLALRMVRNPLILSCLAGLGARHLPFDIPAPLITAIDLIGASALGLGLLMVGAGLRVGDALKPRPVAALTSAIKLVLFPLVMVAVALAIGIEGATLEILVLCAAVPTAMNGYLLARQMNGDAPLYAAITTIQTAASIGTMPLALFLLRQLSG
- the dprA gene encoding DNA-processing protein DprA; this translates as MAHDGGAGRPRGIALTDRQRLAWLRLIRSDNVGAATFRELINHCGSAEAALDALPDLSARGGGRSLRVASVEQAERELEQATRFGARFVGIGEPDYPPLLRSIDAAPPLLAVKGDPSLTQKPAVAFVGSRNASAAGAKFTARMAREVGAAGYVVVSGLARGIDAAAHRATLETGSIAAMAGGLDMPYPPENLELYQQMTDGAGLAVSEMPFGWEPRARDFPRRNRLIAGIGYGLVVVEAATRSGSLISARRAADFGRIVFAVPGSPLDPRSAGTNALIKDGATLIIGSTDILEALAPLVGRPVAPPLSVRERDEDGPGLQAEPGETDRDRIVSALGATPVEVDDIVRHTELPPAVVYLVLLELDLAGRLSRHPSGLVSLLTDDV